The following is a genomic window from Desulfobulbaceae bacterium.
GGCTCATCACTCCCTATCCAGTCAGTTTAAAAATAAAACTGCGAAGAAAACCTATTATGCCCTCTTGGATGGTGTACCATCTGGAAAGGAGGGGAAGATCTGTTCGTCGATCGGACGTCATCCGGTTAACAGAAAAAAAATGGCTGTTGTTGCCGAAACGCGTGGCAAGGCGGCGGTGACCAACTGGAAGGTGATGACTCGCTTTGACCATAATTTATTATGGGCTGAAATCGGAATTGAAACTGGAAGGACACATCAGATCCGAGTCCATATGGCATCCATTGGTCTCCCTGTAGCTGGAGATGCAGTGTATGGGAAAAAAAATGATAAGTACAATGACCTTGGGATTAAACGCCAATGTCTTCATGCATCACGACTTTCGTTCTCCCACCCCGCCACTAATCAGCAAGTCACATATGTTGCTGAGTTGTCCCCAGATTTGGCTGGGGTTCTCGAACTGTTACAGTTCAGTGTACGTGAATTATGAAAGGAATTGATCTGGACCTGTCGCCTCAGGCTATAGCTGTGACTGGGTGTATAGGATCAGGAAAAAGCAAAGTGGCACAATGGTTAGGCCATGAATGGGCGCTTCCTGTTTATGATGCCGATGACGAGGTGAAAATATTGCTCTCACCGGGACATTCTGGCTGGATGTGTTTAAAAGCAATACTCGGTGAAACTTACTTTGATATTGAATCCCGGTTAAACAAGTCAAAATTGCGTCAGGCTATTTTTGCCGATGCCTCATTGCGTCAGAGTGTTGAAGATGCTCTTCATCCACTGGTTCTGGAAAATCTTAAGGTAAAAACTGCTCAGTTCACTATGCCATGCCTGGTTGAAGTTCCTTTACTCTATGAGGTCAATTGGCAATCTTACTTCAGTAAGGTTCTGGTTGTGTACGCTGATCCCAACACCTGTATTCACCGGGTCATGGCCCGGGATGGAGTTAACAAGGCTCAAGCTTTGGCTGCGTTACGCAATCAAAGGTCCATACAAGAAAAAATTTCATTTGCTGACTGTGTAATTAACAATAGCGGTGCGTGGACGGACACACTTTCTCAGCTCGAAGCAGTTAAAAAAGCAGAGTGTCTCCCTTTTGGTAAAAAAAAACTTGACACTCTCTGTTACTAGCCCGTATATAAACATATAAAGTTTGTTGTTGAGGCAAATTTCAGGCGGAAATTTTAATTCTCCGTATTCAACTCTGTCCCCCCTCCATTCAAGCCTGAATTAATCATACCCCAAAGATCTTTTCACTCATAACCGAACCGCCTCCTTTGAGCAGCTCAGATGTTGCGTATACTTTGTTCAATTTGAAGGTACAGCACATCAGTTTTACTAATTATTTATCATATATATTCACTCTCTAAATTGCCGCTGTCCTGTACAGCCCACACAACTTATAATCCTTGGTCCTCTATTGTCCTTAGGTATTCCTTACTTATTGTCAATGTTTGATCATGGTAACCACTAATCGAGCCTCTTGGGACACCCAACAGCAAGGAGAATTGCCTTTATGGATTTGGCGGAATTAAAACTGAAAAAGATCGAAGAACTGACTAAACTCGCAAAGAATTACAAGATCGAGGGGTATAGCAGTCTACGCAAGCAAGA
Proteins encoded in this region:
- the coaE gene encoding dephospho-CoA kinase (Dephospho-CoA kinase (CoaE) performs the final step in coenzyme A biosynthesis.) — translated: MKGIDLDLSPQAIAVTGCIGSGKSKVAQWLGHEWALPVYDADDEVKILLSPGHSGWMCLKAILGETYFDIESRLNKSKLRQAIFADASLRQSVEDALHPLVLENLKVKTAQFTMPCLVEVPLLYEVNWQSYFSKVLVVYADPNTCIHRVMARDGVNKAQALAALRNQRSIQEKISFADCVINNSGAWTDTLSQLEAVKKAECLPFGKKKLDTLCY
- a CDS encoding RluA family pseudouridine synthase — translated: MDIPAEHLVEITVLESNHGQRLDQFLAQHAALFSGDFSRAMFQELIVKKKVLVNDLVRKNNYRVRTHELIQVSVPAPIPSELVPEPVEFTLVYEDDYILVLSKPPGIVVHPACGNLTGTLVHGLLHHCTGLSGINGQIRPGIVHRLDKDTSGVMVVAKNDEAHHSLSSQFKNKTAKKTYYALLDGVPSGKEGKICSSIGRHPVNRKKMAVVAETRGKAAVTNWKVMTRFDHNLLWAEIGIETGRTHQIRVHMASIGLPVAGDAVYGKKNDKYNDLGIKRQCLHASRLSFSHPATNQQVTYVAELSPDLAGVLELLQFSVREL